AtgtcaaagaaaaaaaataacctCTTGTTTTAATTACGGTTGAAATAATTACTTATTCTGTATTTGAAATCAATTCTTTTCATAGATAATGCTTGCTGCTAGATAGTAAGAAAATAATACTTCGTTCAATTTGCAAAAACATGTACCGGATTCAGTTTGGCTATGCCAAATGTACAAGCAACACGCATCCGATTTTGCAATTTCATTACAGATGTAATATCTGTAAAGATACTTATGTAAAAGAATAGAGATATGATGTACGATATCATATCATATCGTattttagataaaacattttacaaaacagtaGTGGCTTATTGCATATTTAGTAGAACAAACTATACTATTCTTAATTGAGAACAGTCCATTTACCTTACTCAGAGCTATTAAGAGCGAATTTCTGTAATGGAATAAAATGTCTGAATTACGCTAGCTAACCTTATAGTATAACTGTTCCGCTGTTGTACACCTGGAAATGCAACCTTGAACTTTTATGTTTTTCAGCTATAACACAGATAACGGAATATCTACAAATGTGAAGGGATACCAGAAAAACGTTTCGGGTAACCAAGGACAAGCAATGGAGGGACAGTTTTCTTACACGTCACCGGAAGGAAGACCCATACTTACTCTCTGGTACGCGGACGAGACAGGATTCCATGCCCAGGGTGCTCATTTGCCCTTATTCACCCTGCGTAATGGATAAGGACTTAGTGGATCTTGAAAAATACTGGACTTAATTGATTTactctaagaataaaaaataaaactaaattgtacaTATAAATGTCTTATATTGTGCTTTATTTAACTAAACTCTTAGTTAAGATTACGCAGTTTACGTAGGACTATAAACATATTActaccataaatatttaaaacttataaattattcttttaaaaattatacatatattttgagCTTCTAGTGcataataaatagtatacattatttgtaaatgttaattaaataatatccaaCACTGTTAGATTCAAACAAAGtttgtaattgtacaaatatacTTGTAATTTGGACCTTAAGTACACAAATATTAGAATTTTTctcatatttatgtattacattattggtgataagtaaatatttacacataaatacGATATCTATTTTAGTAATTGAGAGTATAGGAGACATTGTGGTATAAATTGCATTTGTGAATGTATTGTAATGCTCTATTTTGTTGAATACTTTAATTAAACGTCTTGATTCCATAGTATTCTCTTatattactcaatatttttaaatgaggcCATTTGAAAGGTTATCCGGAATAGCCTAAGTGATAACACGTAACGGTTCAGTGAAGGTTCGGATAGTTCTCAAGAGTGAAGCAGTGAGTGAGCATCGAAAATCCAAATATAGCCACGATGTATCTGGtaggtatacaaaataatatatttaataattattgggtTTGGTACTTAACTACTTCCAAATAGCTTGTAAGTGTAAGAAACAATACTAGATAATAGAAAACtttatatgtgatattttatattcttccaacaattagcttaatataaaattataaaagcacagtaaataaatttttactgcgACTTAACTCGAGAGCCTTGCAATATAtttaacgtttaaaattattatcccGCATGTTTAGAAAACTATGGAAACCTTTATTAAAACATGCCTCACATATAGGTTCTTTACGTATGCACcctaaatttatgtttgtttataaaaattcactGTATGTAAAAATCCATTGTAATACAATGCTTTgctatagttaatattttttgtgcaatTATCTTTTACTTGAGAGTAATGATGTTTTTACTCTTCAATGCATTTACAATTTTGGACTGTTTAGTATAGTTAAAAGTGTTTGGTAATGAAATCTAGGTTATAAATCAGTAAAAAGAAGTGTTATATCTGTGAAATAATACGAtacacttatttaaaaatgtaaaaagtgcgGGATTAgggtaatatatttttacaacttaaaacatttgtcataatatttttaaaacttatgatttagataaaaca
This Homalodisca vitripennis isolate AUS2020 chromosome 3, UT_GWSS_2.1, whole genome shotgun sequence DNA region includes the following protein-coding sequences:
- the LOC124357580 gene encoding endocuticle structural glycoprotein SgAbd-2-like, which translates into the protein MTNRIRRKVPASSYFLSKDTPISRIGGSGAAPPAAPPPPPPSQSFYRPGSPSSQSDTYRPDGSFSYSYNTDNGISTNVKGYQKNVSGNQGQAMEGQFSYTSPEGRPILTLWYADETGFHAQGAHLPLFTLRNG